The genomic window CGGCGGCGCCGGCGATCGCCACCGTCGCCGCGAGCGGCCCGAACCCCGGCGCGTTCGTCAGGGTGCTGCTGCCGGTGGCGGTCCCGTCACCTTCGGTTCCCGTGGTCGTGGGGCGGACGGCGAACGCGACCGTCCGGTCCCCGACACTGGCGTTGTACTCGCCCGCGGCGACGATCCGCCTGGTGAACGTGACCCGTGTGCTCATGCCAGGCTGGACGGTCACGTTCTCCGTCGCGACGGTCTCGTTGAACAGCCGCAGCGCGACTGTCTCCGACCCGGGCGCTCGCCCGTCGTTGCGCACCACCGCCGTGAACGTGACCTCCTCACCGGTTTCGATCTGGTCGGCGTTCGCGTCCAACTCGGCGACCGAGATGTTCGGCTGGGGCGGCGTCACGTTGATCAGGAACCGCTCGCTCCGGTCGATCTCGACCGAGTACACGTCGGGCTCCTCGAACGTCCAAGTGAACCGGACGGTCCGGCTCTGGTTGGGTTCGAGGGTGAACTGTCGGGAGTCGACCTGCTCGCCGTCGATCTCGAACTCGATCGTCTTGGTTCCGGTGCCGTTCCCGACGTTGCTCACCGTCGCCGTCGCGACGAGGGTGTCACCAGTCACCAACTCCGTGTCGCTGACGGTCGCCGTCACGTTCGTGTACTCGGGCTCGAGATCGGCCGGCGGCTCGCTCCCGGTGTCGCCGTCGGAGCTCCCGCCGGAGCTCCCCCCGACAGACCCTCCGGTGCTACCGCCGGGGTCGCCTCCGGAACTCCCGCCCGTGTTGCCGCCGGGGGGACCACTGGACGACCCGCCCGAGTCACCGCCGGAGGAGCCGCCCGAACTGCCGCCACCGGGGTTCTGGGGCGCCTCGGTGACGTTCACCGGCAGGTTCGTGCTCGCGATCGCGCTTCCGCCCATCAGCACGCTCAGCGTCACCATGTACCGCCCCGAGTCGGCGTAGGCGTGTTCGACGGACCGGCCGTCAGCAGTCGTTCCGTCGCCGAACTCCCATCTGAACTCGACGGAGGAGCCGTCCCCGACGCCCGCGTCCGCGTCGAACGCGACCGACCGCTCCTCATTGATCTCGGTCGCGTCGGCGGTGATGGACGGGTTCGGTTCCTCGACGGAGACGGTCGCGCTCGCCGTCAGTGTTTCGCCGGCGTCGCTGGTCACTCGAACCCCCGGCGTGTACGTTCCCGTCTCGTTGTACGCGTGTGAGATCGTCGGCGACGCGCTCGCGTTCGTCTCGAACTCGCCGTCGCCGTCGAGGTCCCACTCGTAGGTGACGTTCGACCCGCCGACGGCGCTCCCGCCGGCGTCGAGCGTGACCGACTCCCCGACGACGACCGATTCGGGCACCGTGAGGGCCGCCTGGGCCTCGACTGCGACGCTCGCGGTCGCCTCGTCCGTGATGTTCTCGCCGTCGGTCACGACGACGCGCGGGGTGTAGCTTCCCGTCTCGTTGTACGTGTGTGCCAGCGTCGGCTCGGTCGTGTTCGCGTCGACGTCGCCGTCGCCGTCGGGGTCCCAACGGTAGATCGCGTCGTCCCCGCCGATCGTCGACTCGCTCGCGTCGAGGGTGACTGGTCGGGTCACCAGCGACTCCGCGGGTGCCGACAACGACGCGGTGACGCCCACGCGCACGGCCGTCGTCGCGGTACTTGTCTGTCCCTGCTCGTCGACGGCGGTGACGGTCGCGTCGACGGTCCCGGCGTCCTCGTAGGCGAACGAGTACGTCGGCTCGGTCGTGTTCGCGTCGACCGTTCCGTCGCCGTCGGTGTCCCACTCGTAGCGGACGATCCCTCGGTCGTCGGTCGACTCGCTCGCATCGAGGGTGAGGTCCTCGCCGACCGCGACGTCCTCCGGTCCCGTCAGCGCCGCGCTCGGCGGCCGGTCGGGCGTCACGTCGACCGTCACGGACGCGCTTCCGGTCTGGTTCGTGTCGTCGACGGCGGTGACGGTCACCTCCCGATCGCCGGCCGACTCGAAGGCGGTGGTGAGCGTCGGATCGGTCGTGTTCGCGTCGATCGTGCCGTCCCCGTCGAGATCCCAGTCATAGCGGACGATCGTCCCGTTGTCCGTCGATCCGCTCGCGTCGAGCGTGAGCGACTGGTTCACGGTGACCGTCGACGGCGACGCCGAAAGCGCAGCGTCCGGGGCGTACGGCTCGCCGACGACGAACGTCGCCTCGGCGGTGTCGGCGTTTCCGTACGTGTCGAACGCCGTCACGCGGACGGTGTACTCGCGCTCCTCCTCGAACGCGTGACGCACGGTCGGCCCCTCGGTGACGGCGTCGACATCGCCGTCGGCGTCGAAGTCCCACTCGTAGCCCGCGACCGTACCCGCGGCGCTCGTGCCGCCCGCATCGAGCGTGACGTTCTCGCCGGCGGGGGCGTCGCTCGGCGCCCGAAGCGACGAGCTCACATCGGCGTCGACGCAGCCGCCGGCGTGAATGAACACACGGCGGTCGAGCGCGAGCGAGTGCTCGGCCCCGTCGCCGCCGTAGAGCACCCAGTCGGTGATCCGGTTCTCCTCGCTCCCGGAGTAGTTCCACTCGCCCCACGAGGGCGCCCGTTCGTTGTACCGCGGGTCGATCACGGTCGTCCCAGCCAGCGAGTCGAACCCGCGGTAGGCGCCGCCGTCGGTGCGGTTGTCCGCCCACTTCCAGTCGACCGTGGTCGTCGATGCGCCGACGTCCCACTCGTCGTCCATGAGCGGGTACTCGTCGTCGCGCACCGCCCACGAACCGCTCGGGAGCCCGCTGATCCGGTAGTTCACCGTGCTTCCGCCGGCCTCGTCGCCCCGGCGACCGTGGACGACCACCATGCTGGTGTCGTCGGGGCCGGCGTAAAACAGGAGGGCGCTCGTCCCGGTTCGCTGGAACCGATCCGTGCCGTACGAGCTGTACGTCGAGGACGCCGGACGTCCCGTGATCGACGGGTACGGGTTTCGATAGTCGTAGAACGCGGTAACGCTCTGTGAGCCGTTCTCGTGTGTCGCCACGGCGTAACACGAGTCCCCCTGCGCGACGGCGAACGTCTGATCGTCGCCGGCGGCCGCCCGCGCGGTGTCCGCGAGCGGTCCCACGGCGGGCGCGGCCACGAGAAGGAGAACGACGACCACCACTCGACACACCGCGGGTTCGGAGTACGTTCCCATTACAGCCCAACTCCCGGCAGATCCGGCTTTGTTATGGATCGGTTTCGCTCCCGGAACCCCCATCTCTGTCGTCGACGGTCGGCGGTGCGATCCCCGATTCACGGTGCAGGGTATGGGTAACAAAATCCGATGCGTCGCTTGCTGTCACCAGCCGGCGGTCACGGTTACCTACACAATGTATCGAGGACAGACGGTCGGGGTTGTCATCCCGGCGTACAACGAGGAACCGTTCGTCCGCGAGACGATCGTGACGGTCCCCGCGTTCGTCGATCGGATCTACGTCGTTGACGACGCCTCCACCGACGACACCTGGACGGAGATCCAGCGCGCGGTCGCGCTGGACCGCGCCCGATCCGACCGACGGGGCCGGTCAGAACGGAACGGAATACACGATAGGCACAATAGCTCAGATAGGCAAGAGAGTCGTACCGAACGATCCGACGGCGCCCGCGGAACCGACGAGTCGACGCGAACGGACGGCCCCTTCGACGAGCGGATCGTCGCCATCCGACACGAGGAGAACAGGGGGGTCGGCGGCGCGATCAAGACAGGCTACCTCCACGCGCGCGACGACGACATCGCCGCAACCGCCGTGATGGGCGGCGACGGACAGATGGACCCCAACGTGCTCGGGACGCTGTTCGACCCGATCGTCGACGGCGAGGCGGACTACGTCAAGGGCAACCGGTTCGTCGGGCGACGCGACCGGGGGGACATGCCGCGGCTCCGGTTCGTCGGGAACGCGATCCTCGGTGCGCTGACGAAGATCGCGAGCGGCTACTGGTCGACCGGCGACCCCCAGAGCGGGTACACGGCCATCTCACGGCGCGCCCTCCACGAGGCCGACATCGAGGGGATGTACGAGTTCTACGGCTACTGCAACGATCTGCTCGTGAAGCTCAACGTGGCCCGGCTGCGGGTCGTCGACCTCCCGAACCCGATCATCTACGGCGACGAGGAGAGTCACATCCGCTACCGGACGTACGTCCCGCGGGTGTCGTGGATGTTGCTTCGCAACTTCCTGTGGCGCTTACGGACGAACTACCTCGTGTACGACTTCCACCCGCTCGTCGTCGCATACGGCGTCGGCGCCGGCGCGAGCGCGCTCGGCGTGGTCGGGATATTCGCGTCGCTTGCGTCGTTGGCCGGCCTCGTCGGTGCCGGGTCCGCCGCGGCGTCGACGGTCGGCGTCGCCGGGCTCGTCTCCGCGCTGTTGTTCGTCGTCGGCGCGTGCGCCCTCGTCGGCGCGATGGCGATGGACATCGGCGAGAACGACCATCTGGACGACGTGCTGTTCCCCGACCGCGGGGGGCCGACTGGGGAACCGGTCGAGTCGGGCCGGAACGTCCTCCCGTCGGTCGCCGGAGGCACTGAGTCGAACGGGTCCCAGTTGCCGCGGGAGTCGGGTTCGACCATCGAATCCGACGGCGGCCGTCGGACGGAACCGTCCGACACGGACTCCGAGGCGCCTCCCGGTTCCGACGGGTAGCCGATCGGTACCCCGATAGTCGGGTTGTAACAAACTCGGATCGTCGCGCGTAGCGAATCGTATGTTCGGAACGAGCGGTATCAGGGGAACCGTGGGAGAGGAGGTCACCGCGTCGGTCGCGCTCGACGTGGGCCGAGCCGTCGCCTCCGAGGGCGCGCGACGGGTCGTGATCGGTCGCGACCCCCGATCGACCGGGCCCGCGCTCGTCGACGCGACGACCGCCGGGCTGCGCGAATGCGGCGCCGACGCCGTCTCGCTGGGTGAGGTGCCGACACCGACGGTCGCGCGGGCCGTCGAGTGGTACGGGGCCGACGCGGGGATCGCCGTCACCGCCTCACACAACCCCGCCTCCGACAACGGCCTGAAGCTGTGGACCGACGACGGCGCCGCCTACGTCGGCACCGCACAGGACGCCGTCGCCGAGCGGATCCGCGAGAACGCGTTCGACCTCGTCGGCTGGGACGCCTACGGGAGCCGCATGCGGAGTCGGCGCGCCCGATCGCGTCACGTCGACGCCGTCGTCGACGCCGTCGACGGCGACCTCGGGCTCGATGTTGTCCTCGACGTGGGCAACGGCAGCGGCCGGATCACCGCGGAGATACTCCGGGACCTCGGCTGTACCGTCCGGACGCTCGCCGCCGAACCCGACGGCTCGTTCCCGAGCCGACCCAGCGAGCCGACCGCGGACAACTGCGGGACGCTGCGGGAGGTCGTCGCCGCGACCGACGCGGACCTCGGGATCGCCCACGACGGCGACGCCGACCGGATGCGCGCGGCGACCGCGTCCGGGGAGTTCCCCTCGGGCGACGTACTCCTGGCGCTGTTCGCACGCGACATCGCCGCCGCCGGCGACCGCGTCGCCGTCCCGATCGACACGAGCATCGCCGTCGACACGACGCTGGAGGCGATCGGCGCCTCGACGGTCCACACGCGGGTGGGGGACGGCTACGTCGCCGAGCGGACCCGAGAGACGGATGTCGTGTTCGGCGGCGAGCCCAGCGGCGCGTGGATCTGGCCGGAGCTGGCCCGCTGTCCGGACGGCCCGCTCGCGGCGGCGAAGCTGGCCGAGCTGGTAGCGCGACGCGGTCCGCTCGACGACCTCGCGTCCCAAGTCGAGACCGTTCCGCTGCGCCGTGCGAACATCGAGACCGACGCGAAACACGATCTCGTCGCGCACGTCGCCGACCGCGTCGCCGGCCGGTACGCGAACGTCTCCACCGTCGACGGGGTCCGCGTCGACGTCGACGCCGGCTGGTTCCTCGTGCGCGCCAGCGGGACGCAGCCGCTCGTGCGTGTCACCGCCGAGGCCGGCGTCGAATCCGAGATGGAGTCCCTGTTCGAGACGGCGACCGACCTCGTCAGGGAGGCCGAGCGGGCCGTCGCCGTCCCGGCGTCCGACTGACTCGCCGCCGACCGTCGTCACCCCACTCGGACGAACCGACGGCCCCCGACTGGCGCTCCCACCCCTCTCACCGTTCCTCTCCTCCCGTCATCCCTTCCGTCCGATCGATCGTTGATCGTCCTGACTCCGTTCCGGACGAACCTCCCGACGTCCTCCACCGGTACACAACCACCTAACCGGCACGAGATCTCGTTGTCTGCCCATAACAAGGGGCGCTCCGGTCCTGACTTCGGCCGTCATGCATGCAGTGATACTGGCGGCCGGGCGTGGCTCCCGAATGCGGCCGCTCTCGCGGATCACGCCGAAGCCGATGCTTCCCGTCGGGGACCGCCCGCTCGTCGCACACGTCGCGGACGCGGCCGTCGCCGGCGGCGCCGACGACCTGATCTTCGTTGTCGGCGACAGCGACGGACACCTGCGGGAGTACTTCGGCGACAGCTACCGGGGGGTTCCGGTGACGTACGCCGTGCAGGACCCGCCGGCGGGCACCGCGGACGCGGTCCGGTGTGCGACGCCGTACATCGACGGCCGCTTCGCCGTCCTCAACGGCGACAACCTGTTCGAGGCCGAGGCGATCGCCCGCCTGTTCGACCACGACGCCGCGGTGTTGGCCCACCGCGTCGACGACCCGCGCGAGTACGGCGTCCTCTCGACGGACGGCTCGCGCGTCACGGGGGTCGTCGAGAAGCCCGACGATCCCCCGACGGATCTCGCGAACGCGGGCGCGTACGTCTTCCCGGGGTCGATGCGCGACGCCTTCGACGTCTCCCGCAGCAGCCGCGGCGAGTACGAGATCACCGACGCGGTGGAGTCCCTGATCGCCGAGTGCGACGTGACGGCCGTCGAGACCGCACGGTGGCTCGACGTGGCGCGTCCCGACGACTTCGTTCGGGCGAACGAGATCGTGCTCGCCGAGGGGGTCCCGGTCGAGGACGGCGACCACTGGGGCGACGGCGTGTACGTCGCGCCCGGCGCCAGCGTCGCCGACGACGCGACCGTCCACGGACCCGCGATGATCGGCGCGAACGCCGTGATCGAGTCCGACGCGGTGATCCGCGGTCCGAGCGTCGTCGGCGCCGGCGCCAGCGTCGGTCCGGAGGCGGAGCTGACGCGGTCGGTGTTGTTCCCGGGCGCGCGGGTCGGGTCCCGCGTCCTGCTCAACGGCGTCGTCCTCGGACCCCGGTGTGACCTCTCGACGGGCGCGTGCGTCTCCGGGACGCACCAGTCCGGCGAGACCACGTCGGTCGTCGCCACGCACAGCCCGCTGGAGTCGGCGCTCGGCTACTGATACCTCGTCGTTCGCGGTTTTCCGTCCCGTTTCGCGCGGCGCTCGCGCTTTGACCGACGGTCGTACCGGTCCAGTCGCTCACCGGGTAGTGTCCGCTCAGTCGTTCCCTCACCGGCGCCGCCGCTCGTCGGGATAGCGTCCGTGGGAGAACGGTCCGGCCTCGCGGTCGAGTCGTCGGCCCCCAGGCGACTACTCGGGTTCCGGTTTCGAGGTTACTCGCTCGTCAACGATCGACGACCGAGATA from Halobaculum magnesiiphilum includes these protein-coding regions:
- a CDS encoding glycosyltransferase, coding for MYRGQTVGVVIPAYNEEPFVRETIVTVPAFVDRIYVVDDASTDDTWTEIQRAVALDRARSDRRGRSERNGIHDRHNSSDRQESRTERSDGARGTDESTRTDGPFDERIVAIRHEENRGVGGAIKTGYLHARDDDIAATAVMGGDGQMDPNVLGTLFDPIVDGEADYVKGNRFVGRRDRGDMPRLRFVGNAILGALTKIASGYWSTGDPQSGYTAISRRALHEADIEGMYEFYGYCNDLLVKLNVARLRVVDLPNPIIYGDEESHIRYRTYVPRVSWMLLRNFLWRLRTNYLVYDFHPLVVAYGVGAGASALGVVGIFASLASLAGLVGAGSAAASTVGVAGLVSALLFVVGACALVGAMAMDIGENDHLDDVLFPDRGGPTGEPVESGRNVLPSVAGGTESNGSQLPRESGSTIESDGGRRTEPSDTDSEAPPGSDG
- the glmM gene encoding phosphoglucosamine mutase, which encodes MFGTSGIRGTVGEEVTASVALDVGRAVASEGARRVVIGRDPRSTGPALVDATTAGLRECGADAVSLGEVPTPTVARAVEWYGADAGIAVTASHNPASDNGLKLWTDDGAAYVGTAQDAVAERIRENAFDLVGWDAYGSRMRSRRARSRHVDAVVDAVDGDLGLDVVLDVGNGSGRITAEILRDLGCTVRTLAAEPDGSFPSRPSEPTADNCGTLREVVAATDADLGIAHDGDADRMRAATASGEFPSGDVLLALFARDIAAAGDRVAVPIDTSIAVDTTLEAIGASTVHTRVGDGYVAERTRETDVVFGGEPSGAWIWPELARCPDGPLAAAKLAELVARRGPLDDLASQVETVPLRRANIETDAKHDLVAHVADRVAGRYANVSTVDGVRVDVDAGWFLVRASGTQPLVRVTAEAGVESEMESLFETATDLVREAERAVAVPASD
- a CDS encoding sugar phosphate nucleotidyltransferase — encoded protein: MHAVILAAGRGSRMRPLSRITPKPMLPVGDRPLVAHVADAAVAGGADDLIFVVGDSDGHLREYFGDSYRGVPVTYAVQDPPAGTADAVRCATPYIDGRFAVLNGDNLFEAEAIARLFDHDAAVLAHRVDDPREYGVLSTDGSRVTGVVEKPDDPPTDLANAGAYVFPGSMRDAFDVSRSSRGEYEITDAVESLIAECDVTAVETARWLDVARPDDFVRANEIVLAEGVPVEDGDHWGDGVYVAPGASVADDATVHGPAMIGANAVIESDAVIRGPSVVGAGASVGPEAELTRSVLFPGARVGSRVLLNGVVLGPRCDLSTGACVSGTHQSGETTSVVATHSPLESALGY
- a CDS encoding PKD domain-containing protein → MGTYSEPAVCRVVVVVLLLVAAPAVGPLADTARAAAGDDQTFAVAQGDSCYAVATHENGSQSVTAFYDYRNPYPSITGRPASSTYSSYGTDRFQRTGTSALLFYAGPDDTSMVVVHGRRGDEAGGSTVNYRISGLPSGSWAVRDDEYPLMDDEWDVGASTTTVDWKWADNRTDGGAYRGFDSLAGTTVIDPRYNERAPSWGEWNYSGSEENRITDWVLYGGDGAEHSLALDRRVFIHAGGCVDADVSSSLRAPSDAPAGENVTLDAGGTSAAGTVAGYEWDFDADGDVDAVTEGPTVRHAFEEEREYTVRVTAFDTYGNADTAEATFVVGEPYAPDAALSASPSTVTVNQSLTLDASGSTDNGTIVRYDWDLDGDGTIDANTTDPTLTTAFESAGDREVTVTAVDDTNQTGSASVTVDVTPDRPPSAALTGPEDVAVGEDLTLDASESTDDRGIVRYEWDTDGDGTVDANTTEPTYSFAYEDAGTVDATVTAVDEQGQTSTATTAVRVGVTASLSAPAESLVTRPVTLDASESTIGGDDAIYRWDPDGDGDVDANTTEPTLAHTYNETGSYTPRVVVTDGENITDEATASVAVEAQAALTVPESVVVGESVTLDAGGSAVGGSNVTYEWDLDGDGEFETNASASPTISHAYNETGTYTPGVRVTSDAGETLTASATVSVEEPNPSITADATEINEERSVAFDADAGVGDGSSVEFRWEFGDGTTADGRSVEHAYADSGRYMVTLSVLMGGSAIASTNLPVNVTEAPQNPGGGSSGGSSGGDSGGSSSGPPGGNTGGSSGGDPGGSTGGSVGGSSGGSSDGDTGSEPPADLEPEYTNVTATVSDTELVTGDTLVATATVSNVGNGTGTKTIEFEIDGEQVDSRQFTLEPNQSRTVRFTWTFEEPDVYSVEIDRSERFLINVTPPQPNISVAELDANADQIETGEEVTFTAVVRNDGRAPGSETVALRLFNETVATENVTVQPGMSTRVTFTRRIVAAGEYNASVGDRTVAFAVRPTTTGTEGDGTATGSSTLTNAPGFGPLAATVAIAGAAALLARRRRRTR